The following proteins are encoded in a genomic region of Chloracidobacterium sp.:
- a CDS encoding HAD family hydrolase codes for MKKPAIFLDRDGTLIEEVNFLHRVEDLRIFEQTPKALGDLRDAGFLIVVLTNQSGIGRGRYSVEDMHAVHRAMQDALSGMIDGFYFCPHLPDAGCRCRKPGLGMIEAACEDLAIDLELSWMIGDKRSDIETGFAANIRTALVLTGYGAEDRKRLDAEPTVTADGLGDAAEAVLRLIGRS; via the coding sequence ATGAAAAAGCCGGCCATCTTTCTTGACCGCGACGGGACCCTGATCGAAGAGGTGAATTTTCTCCACCGTGTCGAGGATCTGCGCATCTTTGAGCAAACGCCAAAGGCACTCGGCGATCTGCGCGATGCGGGATTTCTGATTGTTGTGCTCACAAATCAGTCCGGCATCGGCAGAGGGCGATATTCTGTTGAAGATATGCACGCCGTGCACAGAGCAATGCAGGACGCGTTGAGCGGCATGATCGACGGCTTTTATTTCTGTCCGCATCTGCCGGATGCCGGCTGCCGTTGCCGCAAGCCCGGGCTTGGCATGATAGAAGCGGCTTGTGAGGATCTTGCGATCGACCTTGAACTCTCGTGGATGATCGGCGACAAACGTTCCGACATCGAGACCGGATTTGCCGCGAATATTCGGACCGCATTGGTTTTAACAGGTTATGGTGCGGAAGACCGGAAGCGGCTGGATGCTGAGCCGACGGTTACCGCAGACGGTCTCGGCGACGCCGCGGAAGCCGTTTTGCGGCTTATCGGGCGGTCATAG
- a CDS encoding phosphomannose isomerase type II C-terminal cupin domain: protein MANDSTLSNSPTYDERPWGSFTVLDDSEHFKVKRIEVLPGKRLSYQHHSKRSEHWFIIRGTAKVTLNGEELLVNAGGSVDIPAGTAHRVENPSEIELLVFIETQTGTYFGEDDIVRLEDDFGRL, encoded by the coding sequence ATGGCGAACGACAGCACTCTCAGTAACTCGCCGACCTACGATGAACGACCGTGGGGCAGTTTCACCGTTCTCGACGACAGCGAACATTTTAAGGTCAAAAGGATCGAGGTTCTGCCGGGAAAACGCCTCAGCTACCAGCACCACTCAAAGCGCTCTGAGCATTGGTTCATCATCCGCGGCACGGCTAAGGTAACATTAAATGGCGAGGAATTGTTAGTCAATGCAGGCGGATCGGTAGATATTCCGGCCGGAACCGCACACCGTGTCGAAAACCCTTCCGAAATTGAACTGCTCGTCTTTATCGAAACACAGACCGGCACATACTTCGGTGAGGATGATATCGTACGGCTCGAAGATGATTTTGGAAGGCTATGA
- a CDS encoding PAS domain S-box protein, protein MMQRIQTLIIGRLMTIFVLLITIWIWNSGHLRLAWDQFPQVLFIVFLISVGLTIVYFFLLRLWKNFSFQIGVQFVLDSLLITWLMWRSGDLSSPYLTLYIVLISVGSAFLRPLPTLLLASFCSLQLIAISMMASLGVLELGSSGLAAGKFLQIVSFNVVACLVVGLLASRLSDRRVASEQLQETTKTLANLRLLHERTIESIRSGLITTDLEGNIYTFNAAATEITGFRAEVMQGASVYKLFGDIYEPIRLSMDAAEDGGQAPRFETDLLTPEGFAVRVGYSISPLFSESGESTGLILTFQDLTEIRSMEDSIRRKDRLAAVGRVAAGLAHEIRNPLGAMRGAIQVLESSMPEGSTQASLMDIILKESDRLNRIITNFLSYARPAASEFVEVDIAEAIRETVKLLRHSPDIKPEHTLIENAGTEPVIVAADAAQLKQIFWNLARNAIQAMPDGGTLSIALETIPSKRVRITFADTGCGMSQEQVEQLFEPFANSTTGGTGLGLSIVYQIVRDHNGTINVRSREGSGTTITVELPGENRSLPSKPEEQPPASGLQKLLNIEG, encoded by the coding sequence ATGATGCAGCGCATCCAGACGCTCATAATCGGGCGTTTGATGACGATCTTTGTCCTGCTGATTACGATCTGGATATGGAACAGCGGGCATTTGCGGCTTGCATGGGATCAGTTTCCGCAGGTCCTGTTCATCGTCTTTTTGATAAGTGTCGGACTGACGATCGTTTACTTCTTTCTACTTCGGCTCTGGAAGAACTTCTCGTTCCAGATCGGCGTCCAATTCGTCCTTGATTCACTGCTTATAACGTGGCTGATGTGGCGCTCAGGCGACCTTTCGTCGCCGTACCTCACGCTATATATCGTCCTGATAAGCGTAGGAAGCGCGTTCCTGCGGCCGCTGCCGACGCTGCTGCTCGCCTCGTTCTGCTCGCTTCAGTTGATCGCGATCTCAATGATGGCGTCGCTTGGGGTGCTTGAGTTGGGAAGTTCCGGGCTTGCCGCAGGAAAGTTCCTCCAGATCGTCAGCTTCAATGTGGTTGCGTGTTTGGTCGTCGGGCTTCTTGCCTCGCGGCTTTCCGACAGGCGTGTTGCGAGTGAGCAGCTCCAGGAAACGACCAAAACGCTTGCAAATCTTCGCCTCCTGCATGAGCGCACTATCGAGTCGATACGTTCAGGGTTGATCACGACCGATCTTGAAGGGAATATTTACACGTTCAATGCTGCCGCGACCGAGATAACGGGATTTCGTGCGGAAGTGATGCAGGGCGCATCGGTTTACAAACTGTTCGGCGATATTTACGAACCCATTAGGCTCTCGATGGATGCAGCGGAGGACGGCGGACAGGCTCCGCGTTTTGAGACAGACCTTTTGACGCCTGAGGGCTTTGCAGTGCGTGTGGGCTATTCGATCTCACCGCTTTTTTCCGAATCGGGCGAATCGACGGGGCTGATCCTTACGTTCCAAGACCTTACCGAGATCCGCTCGATGGAGGACAGCATCAGGCGAAAGGATCGTTTGGCCGCCGTCGGGCGTGTCGCGGCCGGCCTGGCACACGAGATACGAAATCCGCTGGGTGCGATGCGCGGCGCGATCCAGGTTTTGGAATCGTCAATGCCGGAAGGCTCGACGCAGGCAAGCCTTATGGATATCATCCTGAAAGAATCCGACAGGCTGAACCGCATCATTACCAACTTTTTGAGCTACGCGAGGCCGGCCGCAAGCGAGTTCGTCGAGGTCGATATAGCCGAGGCGATACGTGAGACCGTAAAACTGCTTCGCCACAGCCCCGATATCAAGCCTGAACACACTCTGATCGAGAACGCAGGGACGGAACCTGTCATCGTTGCGGCCGATGCGGCACAACTTAAACAGATATTTTGGAACCTTGCACGCAATGCGATCCAGGCGATGCCTGACGGCGGTACGCTGTCGATCGCGCTGGAAACGATCCCGAGCAAGCGTGTACGTATCACATTTGCAGACACGGGCTGCGGTATGTCTCAGGAACAGGTCGAACAGCTCTTTGAGCCGTTCGCTAACTCGACAACGGGCGGCACAGGGCTGGGACTTTCTATCGTTTATCAAATAGTAAGAGACCATAACGGAACGATAAACGTGCGCAGCCGGGAAGGTTCGGGTACGACAATAACCGTCGAGCTGCCCGGCGAGAATCGTTCATTGCCGTCAAAACCCGAGGAGCAGCCGCCGGCAAGCGGGCTTCAAAAGCTCCTGAATATTGAAGGCTGA
- a CDS encoding sigma-54-dependent Fis family transcriptional regulator yields the protein MANILVVDDEQSYRQILTLVFEGEGHTVRTAMNGRQGIEALRDAPADVIVSDVKMPDMGGIEMLRELRGTFPDIGIIFMTAFASVDTAREAFKLGADDFVSKPFDVEELKLVVRKTLEKQELISENRAFKRAQRERGSVKNIVGHSAKMDAVFQMIETVAEVQSTVLISGESGTGKELVARAIHDRGPRGDRPFISINCGAFTETLLESELFGYVKGAFTGANANRKGLFEAADKGTIFLDEIGEMSPSMQVKLLRVLQERRVRPVGAHNEMAVDARVIAATNRDLRQMADDGTFREDLFYRISVIPIDLPPLRDRSEDIPDLVEHFVRKFCDQSGRSVTISPKAMQMLENYAWHGNVRELEHTIERAVALERGDEIQPERLPDHITNYNPSRIKSEFELPEDGINLSKHLDNLERTYVVEALRKTGGNQTKAAELLEMPVRSLRHLLDKHDIRELSARMRSAE from the coding sequence ATGGCAAATATCCTCGTCGTCGATGACGAACAAAGTTACAGGCAGATCCTTACTCTTGTCTTTGAGGGCGAGGGGCACACGGTTCGGACGGCAATGAACGGCCGGCAGGGCATCGAGGCTCTTCGCGATGCGCCTGCCGACGTCATCGTCTCGGATGTGAAAATGCCGGATATGGGCGGCATCGAGATGCTGCGCGAACTCCGCGGGACGTTTCCCGATATCGGCATCATTTTTATGACGGCATTTGCCTCGGTCGATACGGCACGCGAGGCTTTCAAGCTCGGCGCGGATGATTTCGTTTCAAAGCCGTTCGATGTCGAAGAGCTAAAACTCGTCGTCCGCAAGACGCTTGAAAAACAGGAACTCATTAGCGAGAACCGCGCGTTCAAACGCGCACAGCGCGAGCGGGGCAGCGTAAAGAACATTGTAGGGCATTCAGCAAAGATGGATGCCGTCTTTCAAATGATCGAGACGGTTGCCGAGGTCCAGTCCACCGTACTTATAAGCGGCGAGAGCGGCACCGGAAAGGAACTTGTCGCGCGTGCTATACATGACCGCGGCCCGCGCGGCGACCGGCCGTTCATATCGATAAACTGCGGCGCATTTACTGAGACGCTGCTTGAATCGGAGCTTTTCGGCTATGTGAAAGGCGCGTTCACGGGTGCCAATGCCAACCGAAAGGGCCTTTTTGAAGCTGCGGACAAAGGAACGATCTTTCTGGACGAGATCGGTGAGATGTCGCCGTCGATGCAGGTCAAACTGCTGCGCGTGCTGCAGGAGCGGCGCGTTCGCCCTGTCGGCGCTCATAATGAAATGGCGGTCGATGCCCGCGTGATCGCGGCGACGAACCGCGACCTGCGGCAGATGGCCGACGACGGCACGTTCCGTGAGGACCTTTTCTACCGCATTTCGGTGATACCGATCGACCTGCCGCCGCTGCGCGACCGTTCTGAGGACATTCCCGATCTCGTCGAACATTTTGTACGCAAATTCTGCGACCAAAGCGGCCGCAGCGTAACGATCTCGCCAAAGGCGATGCAAATGCTCGAAAATTACGCGTGGCACGGCAACGTCCGCGAGCTTGAGCATACGATCGAGCGAGCCGTTGCCTTGGAACGCGGCGACGAGATACAGCCCGAGCGCCTGCCCGACCACATAACCAACTACAATCCTTCCCGGATCAAGTCAGAATTCGAACTTCCCGAGGACGGGATCAACCTCTCAAAGCATCTCGATAATCTGGAACGCACCTACGTCGTCGAGGCTCTGCGAAAGACCGGCGGCAACCAGACAAAAGCCGCCGAACTCCTCGAAATGCCCGTCCGCTCGCTCCGCCACCTGCTCGATAAACACGACATCCGCGAACTGTCAGCACGTATGCGGTCTGCGGAATAG
- a CDS encoding four helix bundle protein — MDNKKILRHQDLVVYQKALEAAMMIFDLSRSFPKQETYSLTDQVRRSSRSVAANIAEAWRKRRYEAAFIAKLNDSEGEAAETQTWIELAVRCGYIDRTAAVDIYNQYDEILAMLVSMQNNPVKGTLFKSQK; from the coding sequence ATGGATAATAAGAAGATTCTGCGTCATCAAGACCTGGTGGTCTATCAAAAAGCTCTTGAAGCGGCAATGATGATCTTTGACCTGAGCCGGTCCTTTCCAAAGCAGGAGACCTATTCGCTTACCGACCAGGTACGCCGCTCATCTCGCTCAGTTGCCGCAAACATTGCGGAGGCGTGGCGTAAACGCCGTTATGAAGCTGCTTTTATCGCCAAATTGAACGACTCGGAAGGCGAGGCCGCTGAAACCCAAACGTGGATCGAACTTGCCGTTAGGTGCGGCTACATCGATCGAACGGCCGCTGTCGATATTTACAATCAATACGACGAAATATTGGCGATGCTAGTGTCAATGCAAAATAATCCCGTCAAAGGGACGCTCTTCAAATCGCAAAAGTAG
- a CDS encoding prepilin-type N-terminal cleavage/methylation domain-containing protein, with the protein MVLTEGSAMRTHQTGFSLIELLIVVVIIGGLAAIAVPNFLAARRSANEASAIATMRVFHGAQNVYAATRGNGNFAGNTAFDTAVFPALAADAIIDGILASGQKDGYSFVGAKTSQTPTDLPQFAFSAVPTNTSGLTQTGARRFGVSTDGVVRTDTMLTHFTTIAAVRSAPPL; encoded by the coding sequence ATGGTACTTACGGAAGGCAGCGCCATGCGAACACACCAAACAGGATTCTCGCTCATCGAACTATTGATCGTGGTCGTGATAATTGGCGGATTGGCCGCCATCGCAGTTCCAAATTTCTTGGCGGCACGGCGAAGTGCCAACGAGGCAAGTGCGATCGCCACGATGCGTGTGTTCCACGGCGCACAGAATGTTTACGCCGCAACGCGCGGCAATGGCAACTTTGCAGGGAACACTGCCTTTGATACCGCGGTCTTTCCCGCACTCGCGGCTGATGCGATCATCGACGGCATTCTGGCCTCCGGTCAAAAGGACGGGTACTCCTTTGTCGGGGCGAAGACCAGCCAGACACCTACCGATCTTCCGCAATTCGCCTTTTCGGCCGTTCCGACAAATACTTCGGGCTTAACCCAGACAGGAGCTCGCCGCTTTGGTGTTTCGACCGACGGAGTGGTACGGACAGACACGATGCTCACACATTTTACGACCATTGCTGCCGTGCGGTCAGCTCCGCCGTTATAA